The Leptolyngbya sp. CCY15150 genome contains a region encoding:
- a CDS encoding serine/threonine-protein kinase has product MTLLCSNGHTNPADSRFCCICGQALVTPQRSADKLLGQRYHIERELGQGGFGRAYLALDTYRFNEPCVLKEFAPLVQGDQALKKAQELFGREAGVLYELQHPQIPKFREMFRAVDGESDRLFLVQDYVDGRTYRSLLNSRRDEGRYFSELEVLQLMSQLLPVLDYIHKLGVIHRDIAPDNLMLRFDDQLPVLIDFGGVKQVAAIASQYYNPNHPVPALTRLGKVGYAPHEQMERGTASPDSDLHALAVTMLVLMTGEEPQDLFQGSVPWTSKVALSPHLTQIFQRMLSPRPSDRYPSAQAVLQALQSTLSGATPGYITQPPAPTASPSSVPTANHIAPTHNPTYAASPVTARKSGSGIWVWLLLIPVILGAGTGGWWLANRLLLPVDEPFSPDAGAVDETEPEVSSNLPPEEQARQAALGERRRQLGVDYALLVNLTNQTFFDRYPEQRGQTLSDSPEDADGRSQWTAIASEWLDQLETHLSPAARQRLGQFTAADRDRWRQQVNEQFVSGRALNDLTDARFFHLWPEQQGQDFLETPMGQVWQAIAFDYVDAIEQGAVLEEVVFEAGQFSTDLSDRLEPGGGQIYIANLGEKQFLRLALQAPSDSTLLSLYLPRPTSEQPVLLEDASDTVWSGQLPQTGYYEVVVVSRHGEPLDYQLSLAVDNVSTDPIETPDPEEEPPKN; this is encoded by the coding sequence ATGACGTTACTGTGTAGCAATGGCCATACCAACCCAGCCGATAGCCGATTTTGTTGCATCTGCGGTCAGGCCTTAGTCACCCCCCAACGCTCGGCTGACAAACTGTTGGGGCAGCGCTACCACATTGAGCGGGAGCTAGGGCAGGGGGGCTTTGGACGGGCCTATTTGGCCCTAGATACCTATCGCTTTAATGAACCCTGCGTCTTGAAAGAATTTGCGCCGCTGGTGCAGGGCGATCAGGCCTTGAAAAAGGCCCAGGAACTCTTTGGACGGGAAGCCGGGGTGCTCTACGAACTTCAGCATCCCCAAATTCCTAAGTTTCGGGAAATGTTTCGGGCGGTGGATGGGGAAAGCGATCGCCTCTTCTTAGTTCAGGACTATGTTGATGGGCGCACCTACCGCAGCTTGCTGAACAGCCGCCGCGATGAAGGACGCTATTTCAGCGAACTGGAAGTATTGCAATTGATGAGCCAGCTCTTGCCGGTGCTGGACTATATCCATAAGCTAGGTGTCATTCACCGCGATATTGCTCCAGATAACCTGATGCTGCGGTTTGATGATCAACTGCCGGTGCTGATTGACTTTGGCGGCGTCAAACAAGTGGCAGCGATCGCCTCCCAATATTACAATCCCAATCATCCCGTCCCCGCCCTCACCCGCCTTGGCAAGGTAGGCTATGCACCCCACGAGCAAATGGAACGGGGCACCGCCTCCCCCGATAGCGACCTCCATGCCCTAGCGGTGACCATGCTGGTGTTGATGACCGGCGAAGAGCCCCAGGATTTATTCCAAGGATCGGTGCCATGGACGAGCAAGGTGGCCCTCAGTCCCCATCTCACCCAGATTTTTCAGCGCATGCTGTCGCCCCGCCCCAGCGATCGCTACCCCTCTGCCCAAGCCGTCCTGCAGGCCCTGCAAAGCACCTTGTCTGGAGCAACGCCTGGATACATCACCCAACCTCCAGCCCCAACGGCCAGCCCATCATCGGTACCCACCGCAAACCATATCGCCCCGACCCACAACCCGACCTACGCCGCTTCACCGGTCACCGCCCGCAAATCTGGATCTGGCATCTGGGTCTGGCTACTGTTGATCCCGGTGATCCTCGGCGCGGGGACGGGCGGCTGGTGGCTAGCCAATCGCTTACTGTTGCCGGTGGATGAACCCTTCTCGCCGGATGCGGGAGCGGTGGATGAGACGGAGCCGGAAGTGTCCTCCAATCTTCCCCCCGAGGAACAGGCCCGGCAGGCGGCCTTAGGCGAACGACGGCGACAGTTGGGGGTAGACTATGCCCTCCTGGTGAACCTCACCAACCAAACCTTTTTCGATCGCTATCCTGAACAGCGGGGGCAAACGCTTTCCGACAGTCCCGAAGATGCAGACGGGCGATCGCAATGGACAGCGATCGCCTCCGAATGGCTGGATCAACTAGAAACCCACCTCAGTCCTGCAGCCCGGCAACGACTCGGTCAATTTACGGCGGCAGATCGCGATCGCTGGCGGCAACAGGTGAATGAGCAGTTTGTCAGCGGTCGGGCCCTCAATGACCTCACCGACGCCCGCTTTTTCCACCTCTGGCCCGAGCAGCAGGGGCAAGACTTTCTAGAAACCCCCATGGGCCAGGTGTGGCAAGCGATCGCCTTTGATTACGTAGACGCCATTGAACAGGGTGCCGTGCTAGAGGAAGTTGTCTTTGAAGCAGGACAATTCAGCACTGACCTCAGCGATCGCCTAGAGCCCGGAGGCGGACAGATCTATATCGCTAACTTGGGTGAAAAGCAATTTTTGCGCCTCGCCCTGCAGGCCCCATCCGACAGTACGCTGCTGTCGCTCTACCTACCGCGCCCCACATCTGAGCAACCGGTGCTGCTCGAAGATGCCTCTGACACGGTTTGGTCAGGACAACTGCCCCAGACTGGCTACTACGAAGTGGTTGTAGTATCTCGCCATGGAGAACCCTTGGACTACCAGCTATCCCTAGCGGTCGATAATGTCTCCACAGATCCCATCGAGACCCCCGACCCTGAGGAAGAGCCCCCCAAAAATTAG
- a CDS encoding branched-chain amino acid ABC transporter permease, protein MSPDLIQLLVNGIAVGSIIALASIGLTFTYGILRLANFAHGDLMTLGAYLTLVANLNGLNIWLAMVVGAIGTILVALLCEQLLWAPMRDRRATPTTLIIISIGLALFLRNGIILFWGGSNQSYDLPITAALDVWGIRIKYYNLVVVALSAVVILGLHYLLQHTKTGKAMRAVADNIDLARVSGIDVERVVIWTWVIAAGLTALSGGLYGLITAVRPNMGWFLILPMFASVILGGIGNPYGAILGALVIGMVQELSVPLLGAQYKLGVALGMMILVLLIRPQGIFRGTM, encoded by the coding sequence ATGAGTCCAGACCTGATCCAGCTTTTGGTGAACGGCATTGCGGTAGGCAGCATCATCGCCCTCGCCTCCATTGGGCTAACCTTCACCTACGGCATTTTACGCCTCGCCAACTTCGCCCATGGCGACTTGATGACCCTCGGTGCCTACCTCACCCTCGTCGCCAATCTGAATGGGTTAAATATTTGGCTTGCCATGGTTGTGGGAGCGATCGGCACCATTCTAGTTGCCCTGCTCTGCGAACAACTGCTCTGGGCCCCCATGCGCGATCGCCGCGCTACCCCCACCACCCTGATCATTATTTCCATTGGACTCGCGCTATTTCTGCGCAATGGCATCATTCTGTTCTGGGGCGGCAGCAACCAAAGCTATGACCTCCCGATCACCGCTGCCCTCGACGTCTGGGGCATACGCATCAAGTACTACAACCTAGTTGTCGTAGCCCTTTCCGCCGTGGTGATTCTCGGGCTACATTATCTGCTGCAGCATACCAAAACAGGTAAAGCCATGCGCGCCGTCGCAGATAACATTGACCTAGCCCGTGTCTCCGGCATTGACGTGGAAAGGGTGGTGATTTGGACGTGGGTAATCGCCGCCGGTCTAACGGCCCTAAGCGGTGGCCTGTATGGTCTAATTACTGCCGTGCGTCCCAATATGGGCTGGTTCTTGATTTTGCCCATGTTTGCCTCAGTCATCCTCGGCGGCATCGGTAACCCCTACGGTGCCATTCTGGGAGCGCTGGTCATTGGCATGGTTCAGGAACTCAGCGTGCCGCTCTTGGGAGCCCAATATAAGCTAGGCGTTGCCCTAGGCATGATGATCTTGGTGCTGCTCATTCGTCCCCAAGGCATCTTTCGCGGCACGATGTAG